DNA sequence from the Coffea eugenioides isolate CCC68of chromosome 9, Ceug_1.0, whole genome shotgun sequence genome:
TGGCTTATAGAAAAACTTATTTTCAGGTCcaggtttctggaaaatttaGAGTTCAAGATTCAGATATCATGTGGTCTGGTGAAGCTTGGAATTGTTCTAAGGAGCTCAAACACTATCAAGCGTTATGCAGGAAAAAAACAACAATAGCGGTGAGTAGTCACTAGTAACTGGTACTTTTTGTCTCAATTGCATTcgcacaaaaaaaagaaagctatGAGTAAGTTTGTCTTCTTGTCCAGGTTTATTCCTTTGTGCTCATTATGGCTGAAGAAGGAAACCACTACCTTGGTTACTTGGAAGATTTGTATGAGGATAAGAAGGGAGAGAAAATGGCTCAAGTGCGATGGTTTCGGCACAATCAGGAAGTCAAGCAAGTAATTCCTGAGTTAAATGCACATCCGGAAGAAATATTCATCACTCCTTATGTTCGGAGGATTACTGCAAAGTGTATAGATCAAGTTGTCACAGTGTTAACTCCAAATCACTTCGAGAAGTGTTTGGCTCTTTTCCCTGAAAAGTTGTCATCAAGGATCTATGTGTGTCACAGAGAAgtcaaaaacaacaaaattgagACCTTCTCACTGAGTAATTTGCGAGGCTATGATAACCAAGCAATCGTCTCCTCATTAAATCATCATCATGATTCAATGAATAAAGCCAAGGTCCATAAACCAACCgaggaagaaaatgattttCACTCTGAAGACTCCACCAGGCAAGGTACTAGAAGGACAAGAAGTCGAAGGAGAAACCATTTTGGTGTGACAAATTTGATCCCTGGAAAGCGGATGGAAAGATGTGAACCAACTCATCGAAAATTGAAAATCAAATTATCTACTAAAGCTTCTATTAATCTTGTTGGGGCTGAACCCTCTCAATTATCTTCTGAGGATGATGAAAAAAATATAGAACTCCTCTGCCAGGATAGTGGTATCCGAGGTTGTTGGTTCAGGTGTAAAATATTGCAGACATCAAAAAAGTCCTTAAAAGTTCAATACTGTGACATCCAGGATGTTGATGGACCTGGAAAATTAGAGGTATAGTGAAGCATAAAATTGTTAGTTCTTCCTTAATATTCATATTTTGGTTCTCTTTGGTCATTTAATGACTGGGATTACTTGTTCTGCTGTGGTTTTAAACTCCAAATGAAAGTTTCAAGGACAATCATGTAAGGCAGAAGTTAGAAGATAACAATATCTAATGATCTATTAACAGTTAGAGAAGCTGCATCATCTTTGTTTTTAGCCTTTCAGACTAGAACCATGATTTCAGCTTTTTGCATAGAAACATAACTTCTTTCTTTTGTGGTGTATGTTGCAGGAATGGGTTCCTGCATCTAGAGTGGCAACTCCTGATGAACTGGGGATGAGATTTGCAGGCCGCCATACTGTAAGGCCTTGGCCTCCTCATAATTCTTCTGACTATTCTTTTGAGGTTGGAGATGCAGTTGATGCATGGTGGTCAGATGGCTGGTGGGAAGCTGTTATAATTGGGTTGGACATCTCTGGAGGTGATAATGTTCACGTGTATTCCCCTGGTAATTCAACTTCTGGAACAGATAGATTTGTTTTTTAAGAGCTTACATGTTATTTATCTGGCTATGTATATGACCTGACAATAGTTTCTTTGTACCTTAAGAGTGAATTGAGGTACTAGTTCTAATTGTGGCTGAATTTGGCAGTAGAAGAGAGGAATATACTTGCTACATATGTTCGTAGATCATGTTCTGTCAGCATGATGGAGAATCTCATGaatttgcatttgatttttagGTGAAAACAAGTTCTTAACATTGCAGAGAAAGGATTTGCGACCTTCAAGAGATTGGGTTGATAACAAATGGATAGAAGTAAAGGCAAAACGTGATATACTCTCTGTCATTCCTTCTACTGTCAGTTGCACTCTGAAGCTCTCAATGTCAACTTCAACTGAGACATCTACGCATGACAGCTCCAGATTACCAGAAGCCCAagttcatgttttgtccaagcTTGAAGCATCTGAAAGTGGTGTAAAAAGAGAGCACCATTCAGCCTTGTCAGCTAACCAAAAAGATTTGGACAGCCTGAATTTGAAGAAACGGCTCTGTAACCGTCATGCAGATGATTTGGTTGACAAAGGGTTTAAGGCTGGCAATTTTAATGCTCATGGAATGGTCAAGACAGTTTCAGAGGGTGTCTCTGGTAGCCAACATAAATTTGTAAAGAAATAGAAGCAGCAGAATGCATTAGTATAAATCAATAGGTTGGGAACTGCaatatttttggttttttttttctttttataggcCACTAATATAAGTGCTGCCATTGACTTATGTAAATATGGGGTAGCGATGATATGCAGGTGCACAGGGCAAATGTTTCATTTTAGGAGGGTAAAATCAACTGTGGTGCTGAAGTTACTAACTGCCTTTTGGCTGTGGTATTAAGCTCTTTGTCCTTTGCACTCAATTGCTTTCTGCATATAAACTGCAGTGATCATAGTCTGTAAGCTTGTACGTTGCTTTCTTCTTAGCAAGTAGCTGCCGTCTTTGACTTTATATTTCCGGGTGCATTGAATAATTCTGTTGTAATTACTGCTCCTGATACGTAGTTAGTGTGGAAAGACATCGCTGGATAGGATTGTGGCTTACCAGCTCCAATAAGCAGTCTTAACTGAAGACAGTTGTACCGGTTAGAAAAACATAATCAGGAACCAGGAGCTGAAACAAATTGTCCTTGTTCAAACGATATTCCAGCCCGCTTCAAGTACCAACTCCTCAACAGATCGTGTTTCAGCTGGGTGAAACTGCAGGGTTACTGAAGAAAGGCTTAAAAGTATTTTCCTTTTGCAGATTTAATTTGAGACCTATATAAGATGTTGCTGAGACATATGTCAGCAGTCAATTATAACCATTCCTTGGTGATTTATTAATAACCGCTGTACCATAAAGAATTGTAAATCAACACATAAATTACCATTGACGTCTTTTCTTTCAGTCTAttgattgaattccaaattATGTTGCTCCTCTGCTGCTAGAAAACATTCAAATTTATAGcctcaaaaaataataatgttaTAAACATGAGCCAAAAGACAGCTTTTGTACATGTCTATAGCTCCAGGAAGCCAGCTCGAGTGCTGCTGCATTGTCAAAGTGGATACCCTAATTATAAGCAGGGAAAATAGTTATAAAGTTTGTTCTAACTTAACTGGACCCGCAAGCCCATCAGATCTAGGGAATTACCAAATCCTTCCTCTGCACagaagaaataaatcacaaatctTTGTCATGTTAAGTCGTACACAATCCCTATCCCTTTAGTTCCCCAGCATACACACCCTTCCACGTCTTATTTCCTCCCCTTAACCCCCTGGGCAGTTATACCGTTGTACAggtatgttttattttttacgAGGGTTTGGAGTGAATATGGGAAGTGCAGAATCTTCACAATCTGGTTCTGGGGTCACAAGGGACCAGCAATGCCCTTCTTCACAAGCATATCATAAACTCTATCAACTTTCGTTGGTTCAATTTGGAATAATGAATAAGCATCAGATTTCTTGGTAATATTTCCACTGAAGATCTGTGTCGTCATGACCTCCACCATTTTCAGATACTGAGCAGGAGCCAGCCTCAATTCACCACATAGACGTTTCTCCTGCAGCACAAATGAGATTTGACTGGTTCTGTTCGAGCACCAATAAAAGCAGAAAATAGTAAGAATATGCTATTTAACAAACCCAACCTCATGCCCCCACCTTTTTGAAGGACACAGATGACCAAAATATTTTACCCTGAAGTCAATATCCACTATGAACGCTGGATATTTACCTTGAATAACTTCGTCAATGGCTAATCTTGAGAAGTCCATATCCAATTTTTAACAACTTGTTCAACCCCTTAATGCTTTACTAACAAAGCAAGAAGGCCACCCACCAAGGGAACAATGTCTCATAGAAAAAGGTTACTTCATGAATATACCAGATTTAGAAGGCCTCATCCTTTCTAGAAAAGGTGCAAAAGCGATTTTAGAAACAGAAACAGCAAACTTACAGATGCAGAGAGCAGTTCTGCCTCAGAAAATGTTACGAAGTCCAAATTGATTGAATATGCATCAGCGGAGTCTGAAGCAACAGGGCCAGTAAGAA
Encoded proteins:
- the LOC113783559 gene encoding uncharacterized protein LOC113783559 isoform X1; this encodes MVLNDQVFVAWEERIISQEKGNRVVHYYLEQSSEDTVLAVVGTERSIRHMTYVVSKGFVDAYGFTGIVTAGTKWRARRDVVEWLTKLVSGFRLPVIVSKHQMIESRLRLRSPGYPMAGLHNLTNSMDQVQVSGKFRVQDSDIMWSGEAWNCSKELKHYQALCRKKTTIAVYSFVLIMAEEGNHYLGYLEDLYEDKKGEKMAQVRWFRHNQEVKQVIPELNAHPEEIFITPYVRRITAKCIDQVVTVLTPNHFEKCLALFPEKLSSRIYVCHREVKNNKIETFSLSNLRGYDNQAIVSSLNHHHDSMNKAKVHKPTEEENDFHSEDSTRQGTRRTRSRRRNHFGVTNLIPGKRMERCEPTHRKLKIKLSTKASINLVGAEPSQLSSEDDEKNIELLCQDSGIRGCWFRCKILQTSKKSLKVQYCDIQDVDGPGKLEEWVPASRVATPDELGMRFAGRHTVRPWPPHNSSDYSFEVGDAVDAWWSDGWWEAVIIGLDISGGDNVHVYSPGENKFLTLQRKDLRPSRDWVDNKWIEVKAKRDILSVIPSTVSCTLKLSMSTSTETSTHDSSRLPEAQVHVLSKLEASESGVKREHHSALSANQKDLDSLNLKKRLCNRHADDLVDKGFKAGNFNAHGMVKTVSEGVSGSQHKFVKK
- the LOC113783559 gene encoding uncharacterized protein LOC113783559 isoform X2; the protein is MVQVSGKFRVQDSDIMWSGEAWNCSKELKHYQALCRKKTTIAVYSFVLIMAEEGNHYLGYLEDLYEDKKGEKMAQVRWFRHNQEVKQVIPELNAHPEEIFITPYVRRITAKCIDQVVTVLTPNHFEKCLALFPEKLSSRIYVCHREVKNNKIETFSLSNLRGYDNQAIVSSLNHHHDSMNKAKVHKPTEEENDFHSEDSTRQGTRRTRSRRRNHFGVTNLIPGKRMERCEPTHRKLKIKLSTKASINLVGAEPSQLSSEDDEKNIELLCQDSGIRGCWFRCKILQTSKKSLKVQYCDIQDVDGPGKLEEWVPASRVATPDELGMRFAGRHTVRPWPPHNSSDYSFEVGDAVDAWWSDGWWEAVIIGLDISGGDNVHVYSPGENKFLTLQRKDLRPSRDWVDNKWIEVKAKRDILSVIPSTVSCTLKLSMSTSTETSTHDSSRLPEAQVHVLSKLEASESGVKREHHSALSANQKDLDSLNLKKRLCNRHADDLVDKGFKAGNFNAHGMVKTVSEGVSGSQHKFVKK